TTCTTTACGGATCTTCTCCTGAAATCCATGCTGTTGTTGAGAATAGGAAGTTAAGGGTACGGCCACTGGCCGGGACAGTGCGGCGTTTTGAAAATCCACTGGAAGATGCATTAGAGAGGATAAGACTCCAGACTGATAGTAAGGAGCTGAGCGAGCATACCATGCTTGTTGACTTGGCAAGGAATGAAGCTTACCGTCTTTGCACTCACGATACTGTTGTGGTGACTGATATGTATACTGTTGAGGAATATCCTAACTTGTATCATCTCGCAAGCGGAGTAGAAGGAGATCTTAGACAGGGCATGGATTGCCTTGATGTGTTAGTAACAACTATTCCTGCAGGAACATTAAGCGGAGCTCCTAAGCTTGAGGCAATGAGGGTGATAGAGGAATTAGAGCCAGAGAGAAGGCAGTATTATGGAGGCGCGGTCGGATATGTGACCTTCAATGGGGAGTTGAATACAGGGATTGCAATACGGTTTGTCCATGCAAAGGATGGTTATTCCCGAGTGCAAGGCGGAGCTGGCATTGTTGCTGATTCAATACCTGAAAAGGAGTTTCAGGAAACCTGCACAAAGATGATGATGCCAAGCCGCGCCCAAGGTTATCCTATTGACGTAATACGGAAGGTGTTGGAAAAATGAGAATAAACTATATCGACAACTATGACTCGTTTGCAAATACTATAGCTGCGTATTTCAGGAATGCCGGAGCCGAGGTAGAGATATATAAAAGTGATTGCGATCTTGAGACTGCTGTTAAGGGAGAACCAGATATGATACTTCTCGGTCCTGGCCCCAACAGCCCAAAGGAGTCCGGGAACTATCTGGAGGTACTGGATAAGTATTGCAAAAGGTATCCGATGTTTGGGATCTGCCTGGGGTTTCAGGCGATGATGGAGTACTTCGGACAGGAAGTAGTTCCTTTGGAGAATGTCGTCCATGGAGCTGCTGTAGGCGTCCAACATACAGGCAAAGGTATCTTTGAAGGGATTCCTCATCCTGCAAAATTTGGCAGGTACAATTCTCTTGGCGTGCATGCTGTTCCTGCATCGTTTGAGATCAGCGCAGCATCAGATGGGATTGTTATGGCTGCCCGACATAAGGATATTCCTTTAGAAGGGGTGCAGTTCCATCCGGAATCTGTGCTTTCTACCTACAATGAATCTGGAGCCAGGCTGATTCGGAATTTGATTAAGATGCTCAAAGAGAGGAAGGTGATGTAATGGCCTCAACAACTTTTTTTGCTCTTTCCCTTTTGGATTTATGCTCTTTCAGGAATTGGGTGAGCTTATCAATTGCTATTTGCTTTAATTCTCCTGTTAAAAGGTCTCCTGACTTGTAGTCATTGCAGAGCTTTTGCAGTTTTTTGTCATCCTGCTCCAAGCCGTATTTCAGCATCTGGAAGGAGACGTCAATATCGGGATTTCCTCCTTTTTTCCGGTGCTCTTCTATGGTGTCTTTGCCTCCTGAGAATGCATATTTTTTTATTTTTCTGGCTGCTTCTTCTGGAGTGTCTGTTAAGGCTATGTAGGAAGCCGGGTCAGAGGAGGACATCTTGTCTCCCTT
The Candidatus Nanoarchaeia archaeon genome window above contains:
- a CDS encoding aminodeoxychorismate/anthranilate synthase component II, whose protein sequence is MRINYIDNYDSFANTIAAYFRNAGAEVEIYKSDCDLETAVKGEPDMILLGPGPNSPKESGNYLEVLDKYCKRYPMFGICLGFQAMMEYFGQEVVPLENVVHGAAVGVQHTGKGIFEGIPHPAKFGRYNSLGVHAVPASFEISAASDGIVMAARHKDIPLEGVQFHPESVLSTYNESGARLIRNLIKMLKERKVM